In Halobacteriovorax sp. HLS, one DNA window encodes the following:
- a CDS encoding thioesterase family protein has product MKEFEYQLQIIEKHLDTFGHVNNATYLELYEQARWDIISSRGFSLEEIQSHKIGPVVLDLNLKFQAELRNRETITIKSKVLGMKNKYAMEMEQQMIKSDGKVASTMLISFGLFDLKERKLLLPTKEWNEAIGFES; this is encoded by the coding sequence ATGAAAGAATTTGAATACCAACTACAAATTATTGAAAAGCATCTAGATACTTTTGGCCATGTAAATAATGCTACTTACCTGGAGCTCTACGAGCAGGCGAGGTGGGATATTATATCCTCGCGGGGCTTTAGTTTAGAAGAAATTCAATCCCATAAAATAGGCCCTGTGGTTCTAGATTTAAACTTAAAGTTTCAAGCTGAACTTAGAAATCGTGAAACGATCACTATAAAGTCAAAGGTACTTGGAATGAAAAATAAGTACGCCATGGAGATGGAACAGCAGATGATTAAAAGTGATGGAAAGGTTGCTTCGACTATGTTGATAAGCTTTGGACTCTTTGACCTTAAAGAGAGAAAGCTCTTATTGCCGACTAAAGAGTGGAATGAGGCCATTGGTTTTGAGAGTTAG
- a CDS encoding M15 family metallopeptidase — MTDLKEVLGQTQTHLIPIETTTHLAHIETAKDFMSLKGLCEKEGYNLTIHSSFRSYETQLSIWNAKAKGKRALLDQYGAPLTFSSLSEEEVLFAILRWSALPGMSRHHWGTEFDIYDSNSLPCSEYCVELTPDEVAPQGIFGPLHCFLDQLIDHGRSFNFYRPYKDDLGGVSPEKWHLSHYPTANKFLQTLSYEVFENYLSTLNPSQFELLDLVRAHSKDIYERFVINIHHPK, encoded by the coding sequence ATGACTGATTTAAAAGAAGTATTGGGTCAAACTCAGACCCACTTAATTCCTATAGAAACGACAACACACCTGGCCCATATTGAGACAGCTAAGGACTTTATGTCCCTAAAGGGTCTATGTGAAAAAGAAGGATACAACCTCACTATTCACAGCTCCTTTAGAAGTTATGAGACCCAGTTATCTATTTGGAATGCTAAGGCCAAGGGGAAACGGGCCCTTCTAGATCAGTATGGAGCTCCTCTAACTTTTAGTTCTTTGAGTGAAGAGGAAGTTCTCTTTGCAATACTTAGATGGAGTGCTCTACCTGGAATGAGTAGACACCACTGGGGAACAGAGTTTGATATTTATGATTCAAATTCATTACCGTGCTCGGAGTACTGTGTGGAGCTAACGCCAGATGAAGTGGCGCCACAGGGAATCTTTGGGCCTCTACATTGTTTTCTAGATCAGCTAATTGATCATGGAAGAAGTTTTAATTTCTACAGGCCTTATAAGGACGACCTTGGAGGTGTCTCCCCCGAGAAGTGGCACCTATCACACTACCCGACAGCGAATAAATTTCTGCAAACTCTTAGCTATGAAGTTTTTGAAAATTACCTATCCACCTTAAACCCTTCGCAGTTCGAACTTCTTGATCTTGTAAGAGCTCATAGTAAAGATATCTATGAGCGCTTTGTGATCAACATCCACCATCCTAAGTAG
- a CDS encoding trans-aconitate 2-methyltransferase, with product MNKYDTAFSNLKSKGYTFTPSDSLIEFCEFYKKSFNTHERPSILELGCGPYLHFYNEGSIGVELSSAAIEMAELSHSERITCSSIFDYQGSGKFDILFDSHLLHCLSSVSEVQKYFEVVSGLLNCGGHFLLECMVKPQRLVVDEGYLFDEDQFTLSHNGLVHRVILPTFELEKIVQACGLKIVYFRVDEKIKFIPYSHRSESLPTDPDRLRMICLKE from the coding sequence ATGAATAAGTACGATACGGCTTTTAGTAACCTAAAATCAAAGGGTTATACTTTTACACCTTCCGATTCTTTAATAGAGTTCTGTGAATTCTATAAAAAGAGTTTTAACACTCATGAAAGACCTTCAATCTTAGAACTAGGTTGTGGTCCATATCTTCATTTCTATAATGAAGGATCAATTGGAGTTGAGCTCTCTAGTGCAGCAATAGAGATGGCCGAGCTGTCTCACTCTGAGAGAATAACTTGTAGTTCTATATTCGATTATCAAGGTAGTGGTAAGTTTGATATTTTATTTGATTCACACTTACTTCACTGTCTAAGTTCAGTATCTGAAGTGCAAAAGTACTTTGAAGTGGTGAGTGGACTTTTAAATTGTGGTGGACACTTTCTTCTAGAGTGTATGGTTAAACCTCAGCGGCTAGTTGTAGATGAAGGTTATTTATTTGATGAAGACCAATTCACTCTGAGTCACAATGGTCTCGTTCATAGAGTCATTCTGCCAACTTTTGAATTAGAGAAAATTGTCCAGGCCTGTGGCTTAAAAATAGTTTACTTCCGAGTTGATGAAAAGATAAAATTTATACCGTACTCACATAGAAGTGAATCTCTTCCGACTGATCCAGATCGGTTGAGAATGATCTGTTTAAAGGAATAA
- a CDS encoding mechanosensitive ion channel family protein, producing the protein MNWIKDNLKYLSTPLFEISGNKISLVSVLLACVVFFLTTRLAKMTERFMLRILKDKGLESGVRGSIATISRYVVLTTGILITLDTVGISLSSLTALGAVLMVGIGFGLQNIAQNFISGLIILFERPIKVGDHVTVNGVSGRVSEVGARSTLLHTRDDVAIIVPNSQFISEQVVNQSFTGEKMRVHMNVGVAYGSDTQKVESILMDIARSNQHVLKNPEPKVFFEGFGDSSLDFSLSVWIDDIWEQRKILSDIRFKVDQNFREQDIVIPFPQRDLHIKKSEL; encoded by the coding sequence ATGAATTGGATTAAAGATAATTTAAAATACCTATCGACACCCTTATTTGAAATTAGTGGAAATAAAATTTCTTTGGTTTCTGTCTTACTTGCTTGTGTTGTTTTCTTTTTAACGACACGACTGGCGAAAATGACTGAGAGATTTATGCTGAGGATTCTTAAAGATAAGGGGCTTGAGTCTGGTGTCAGAGGATCAATCGCTACAATTTCTAGGTATGTTGTTTTAACAACGGGGATCTTAATCACTTTAGATACTGTTGGTATCTCTTTGTCTTCTCTGACGGCACTTGGTGCAGTTTTAATGGTCGGGATTGGTTTTGGTCTCCAAAATATTGCTCAAAACTTTATTTCCGGACTTATTATCTTATTTGAAAGGCCTATTAAGGTTGGGGATCACGTCACTGTAAATGGCGTTTCTGGAAGAGTATCTGAGGTTGGAGCAAGGTCAACTCTACTACATACTAGAGATGATGTGGCCATCATTGTACCAAATAGTCAGTTTATCTCTGAACAGGTTGTAAATCAGAGTTTTACTGGAGAGAAGATGCGTGTGCATATGAATGTTGGGGTGGCCTATGGAAGCGACACGCAGAAAGTAGAGAGTATCCTCATGGATATTGCTCGCTCAAATCAACATGTCTTAAAAAATCCAGAACCTAAAGTCTTCTTTGAAGGATTTGGTGATTCATCGTTGGACTTCTCCTTATCAGTATGGATAGATGACATATGGGAACAAAGAAAAATCTTGTCAGATATTAGATTCAAGGTCGATCAGAATTTTAGAGAGCAAGATATTGTTATTCCATTTCCTCAACGAGATCTTCACATTAAAAAGAGTGAGCTATGA
- a CDS encoding efflux RND transporter permease subunit — MRGIVSYFTKNHLISNVLFVGVFILAIASWQKIGKEELPEFESNWIRISASYPGASAEDVELFVTKPIEDEIKEVTGIKEVYSTSSVGSSSFRIVLDENFPDTREVVQDIKDATLRASLPRIVKTPSFRQFKSAEKAIIDIGFYLEGHKSLSVEQREELQKFVLNFEGQIKVLPEISGVTKKGYLEPELHILLNPEKIERNDLSIDRLVSIIENNNIRVPLGTLEDREQSKVTAINELETKEDLQNLFVQGNYDGKGVRLNEVATVSHGFEKSTVINKIQGHEGIVINVKKNVSTDILTAQEIVLKFVENFNRLHSKSNLKIVLMDDESYDVKNRLSIVASNGLIGFILIFIVLFIFLDFKSGLWVGLGIPFTLCFTVICMTIIGYTVNNMTLAAIIIVMGIVVDDAIVVAENISRKRIQGIAPFEAAVGGTLEIVKPVFGSILTTCVAFIPLLFFEGFFGKFVEYIPFVVICMLVASLLESVTILPSHLMDRKKFNKNDSSRPTSWFLKYEAKYSKFLFKLLRFRSIVLIFSLLILGVSGYLFKTKMKFVMFPREEGKEAHLKVIAKEDLNRFEMSALVESVEDIILADLDKGVVAVTTTIGESRRGSGVKENQASINIELLAKEDRELSLNQFIKKWEASTSKLEGFKSIKFLKSRWGRDSGAALEVQIQENDDISRNLIAEKVKQAFEKSGKLVDIEIEKPLVKREYNFKIDQEKLVRFNLQPSQVTTSLRAFIEGNILYTISKGNEDVEVRLTVDRKSKFDLNTLRKLRIENSSGGYITLDKIVSIEELKKPSNIQRKDYKRTTILYANIKDGVKLTPLEVAENHESSTFTEILKDHPTAVLSFIGEVKDTRESSGDFAVSLLMVICLIYFILVIMFNSLGAPLLIMGIVPFGLSGVVYVLLLHGMTVYGFFAAVGALGMIGVVVNDAIIMVTKLEQELDFTRTDADSGIAEISSTRLRPIIVTTLTTVAGVLPTAYGIAGYDSMLAEMMLTMGWGLLIATGITLILIPCLYSFFHDIRAYFFKKVKHD, encoded by the coding sequence ATGAGAGGGATTGTTAGTTATTTTACTAAGAATCACCTAATTTCAAATGTCTTATTTGTTGGTGTCTTTATTTTGGCCATTGCTAGTTGGCAGAAGATTGGGAAAGAAGAGCTCCCGGAGTTTGAGTCAAACTGGATACGTATTTCAGCAAGCTATCCAGGAGCTTCAGCAGAAGATGTTGAACTCTTTGTCACAAAGCCTATTGAAGATGAAATTAAAGAAGTGACAGGTATTAAAGAAGTTTATTCCACCTCATCGGTTGGAAGTTCATCTTTTAGGATTGTTCTGGATGAAAATTTTCCAGATACTAGGGAAGTTGTCCAAGATATTAAAGATGCCACTTTGCGAGCATCTCTTCCACGAATTGTTAAGACGCCTAGTTTTAGGCAATTCAAGTCCGCCGAAAAAGCGATCATCGATATAGGCTTCTATCTTGAAGGGCACAAGAGTTTAAGTGTTGAACAAAGAGAGGAGTTGCAAAAATTTGTTTTAAATTTTGAAGGCCAGATTAAAGTTCTTCCTGAAATTAGTGGAGTTACAAAAAAAGGATATTTAGAACCTGAGTTACATATTCTTCTAAATCCTGAAAAGATTGAGAGAAATGACTTATCAATCGATAGACTTGTAAGCATTATTGAAAATAATAATATTCGTGTACCACTCGGAACATTAGAAGATAGAGAACAGTCTAAAGTTACAGCTATTAATGAATTAGAGACTAAAGAAGATCTTCAAAATCTCTTTGTACAGGGAAACTATGATGGAAAGGGAGTTAGACTTAATGAAGTCGCCACTGTGTCTCATGGGTTTGAAAAGTCTACAGTCATAAATAAGATTCAAGGTCATGAAGGAATTGTAATAAATGTTAAAAAGAATGTTTCTACAGATATTTTAACGGCCCAAGAGATTGTTTTAAAATTTGTGGAAAATTTCAATCGTCTTCATTCAAAGAGTAATCTCAAGATCGTTCTAATGGATGATGAGTCCTATGATGTTAAGAATAGGCTCTCGATTGTTGCCAGTAATGGTCTTATAGGCTTTATCCTTATCTTTATAGTTCTCTTTATTTTCTTAGATTTTAAATCAGGGCTATGGGTTGGTTTAGGGATTCCTTTCACTCTTTGTTTTACAGTTATTTGCATGACCATTATTGGATATACAGTTAATAATATGACTCTTGCTGCGATTATTATAGTAATGGGAATTGTGGTTGATGATGCCATAGTTGTAGCAGAAAATATTTCTAGAAAGAGAATTCAAGGTATTGCACCGTTTGAAGCTGCCGTTGGTGGGACGCTTGAGATCGTTAAACCTGTCTTTGGTAGTATCCTTACAACTTGTGTCGCTTTTATTCCTCTTCTCTTTTTTGAAGGATTCTTTGGTAAGTTCGTCGAGTATATTCCATTTGTTGTAATCTGTATGCTAGTGGCCAGTTTACTAGAGTCTGTGACTATTTTACCTTCGCACTTAATGGATAGAAAGAAATTTAATAAGAACGATTCTTCTAGGCCAACATCTTGGTTTTTAAAGTATGAAGCAAAGTATTCTAAGTTCTTGTTTAAATTGTTACGCTTTCGTTCAATTGTTCTTATCTTTTCATTGTTAATCTTAGGTGTCTCTGGCTATCTGTTTAAAACAAAAATGAAATTTGTTATGTTCCCAAGAGAAGAAGGTAAAGAAGCTCATTTAAAAGTTATCGCCAAAGAGGATTTAAATAGATTTGAGATGTCTGCATTAGTTGAAAGCGTTGAAGATATTATTTTAGCTGACTTAGACAAAGGGGTTGTTGCCGTAACGACAACTATTGGTGAAAGTAGAAGAGGTTCTGGTGTTAAGGAAAATCAAGCAAGTATAAATATTGAACTTCTCGCAAAAGAAGATAGAGAACTATCTCTCAATCAATTTATTAAGAAGTGGGAAGCGTCAACTAGTAAGCTAGAAGGGTTTAAGAGCATTAAGTTTCTTAAGTCGAGATGGGGAAGAGATAGTGGTGCTGCTCTTGAAGTTCAGATCCAAGAAAATGACGATATCTCTCGGAACCTCATTGCTGAAAAAGTAAAGCAGGCATTTGAAAAGTCTGGCAAGCTTGTTGATATAGAAATTGAAAAGCCTCTAGTAAAGCGTGAATATAATTTTAAAATCGATCAGGAAAAACTTGTTCGATTTAATCTTCAGCCTTCGCAAGTGACGACTTCTTTGCGTGCTTTCATTGAAGGAAATATTCTCTATACAATTAGTAAAGGAAATGAAGACGTTGAAGTTAGACTAACTGTGGATCGTAAATCTAAATTTGACCTAAATACTCTTAGAAAACTTAGAATTGAAAATAGCTCTGGAGGATATATCACTCTTGATAAGATTGTATCAATCGAGGAGCTTAAAAAACCATCTAATATTCAAAGAAAGGATTATAAAAGAACTACTATTCTTTATGCAAATATTAAAGATGGGGTGAAACTCACTCCTCTTGAAGTAGCAGAAAATCATGAGTCTTCGACTTTTACAGAGATCTTAAAAGACCATCCTACGGCAGTTCTTTCTTTCATAGGTGAAGTTAAGGATACTAGAGAGTCTAGTGGGGATTTTGCTGTTTCCTTACTGATGGTTATTTGTTTGATTTATTTTATCTTAGTAATCATGTTCAACTCTCTAGGTGCACCTCTACTCATCATGGGAATAGTTCCATTTGGCCTAAGCGGAGTTGTATATGTTCTGCTGCTTCATGGAATGACTGTTTATGGATTTTTTGCCGCTGTTGGGGCCTTGGGTATGATCGGTGTTGTGGTAAACGATGCTATTATTATGGTTACTAAGTTAGAGCAAGAACTAGATTTTACAAGAACTGATGCCGATAGTGGGATCGCTGAGATTTCTTCAACTAGATTACGACCAATTATTGTGACTACATTAACTACTGTTGCCGGGGTTCTTCCGACTGCCTATGGAATTGCTGGATATGATTCAATGCTTGCAGAAATGATGCTTACAATGGGTTGGGGATTACTTATTGCCACAGGTATTACACTTATACTGATTCCATGCTTGTACTCTTTCTTTCACGATATAAGAGCATACTTCTTCAAAAAGGTTAAACATGACTAG
- a CDS encoding acetyl-CoA hydrolase/transferase family protein, giving the protein MIIHSNFNEVFKEIRDYDSVVIHGGMATPTSLLESFKEYAKVLKGIEIMHLHTHGNAFWCSPEYKDFRVTNFFVGANVRKSLDYDRVDYLPCFLSEIPNLISSGVKKVDIVFIHVSPPDKHGYCTLGTSLDIMQAATSAARVVIAQINPNVPKVHGDAYIHVSKIHHAIEVTEELHTVKESSLSNEELRIGKNIAEIIEDGSTLQMGIGSIPDAVLKSLDTHKDLGIHTEMWSDQAMHLMKKGVVNNKLKKVHQGKTVGSFIMGSQDVLDFVDDNPETILIGADYVNNPSIIRRNPKVVAINSAIEIDLTGQVCADSIGHSIYSGVGGQMDFIRGASLSTGGKPIIAITSRTKKGTSKIIPTLKPGAGVVTTRAHVHYVATEHGVTNLYGLTLKQRAQELIRIAHPDDRETLSKQWHELFKKRP; this is encoded by the coding sequence ATGATTATTCACTCAAACTTTAATGAAGTATTTAAGGAAATTCGCGATTACGATAGTGTCGTCATACACGGAGGAATGGCCACTCCTACATCTCTTTTGGAGAGCTTTAAAGAATATGCAAAGGTACTAAAGGGCATAGAAATTATGCACTTACATACTCACGGGAATGCATTTTGGTGTAGTCCTGAGTATAAGGATTTTAGAGTTACAAACTTCTTCGTTGGTGCAAATGTGAGAAAGTCGCTAGACTACGACCGCGTTGATTACCTGCCTTGTTTTCTATCTGAGATTCCAAACCTCATAAGTAGTGGCGTTAAGAAAGTAGATATAGTCTTCATCCACGTATCTCCTCCTGACAAGCATGGTTATTGTACACTAGGAACAAGTTTAGACATTATGCAAGCGGCAACCTCCGCGGCCAGAGTTGTGATTGCTCAGATCAACCCCAATGTTCCTAAAGTTCATGGGGATGCATATATTCACGTCTCGAAGATCCATCATGCGATAGAGGTTACTGAAGAGCTGCACACTGTTAAAGAAAGTTCATTATCAAATGAAGAACTTCGCATCGGAAAGAATATTGCTGAAATTATTGAGGATGGGTCAACTTTACAAATGGGAATTGGCTCTATTCCTGATGCTGTCCTTAAGAGTTTAGACACCCATAAGGACCTTGGAATTCATACAGAAATGTGGTCTGACCAGGCCATGCATCTTATGAAAAAAGGCGTCGTGAATAATAAACTTAAAAAAGTTCATCAAGGAAAAACAGTAGGTTCATTTATAATGGGATCACAAGACGTTCTAGACTTTGTAGATGATAACCCTGAGACTATTCTTATTGGTGCAGACTATGTGAATAATCCAAGTATAATTAGAAGAAATCCAAAAGTGGTCGCTATTAATAGTGCTATTGAAATTGATCTCACTGGCCAAGTTTGCGCGGACAGTATTGGTCATAGTATTTATAGTGGTGTTGGTGGTCAGATGGACTTTATTAGAGGCGCCTCTCTAAGCACAGGAGGAAAGCCAATTATTGCGATTACTTCTAGAACTAAGAAGGGCACTTCCAAGATTATTCCAACTCTCAAGCCAGGAGCAGGTGTGGTTACAACTCGTGCCCACGTCCACTATGTTGCAACCGAGCATGGAGTAACTAATCTATACGGCCTGACTCTTAAGCAAAGAGCACAAGAGTTGATACGAATAGCTCACCCAGATGATAGAGAAACTCTCTCAAAGCAATGGCACGAGTTATTTAAAAAGAGGCCTTAA
- a CDS encoding NAD(P)/FAD-dependent oxidoreductase, whose protein sequence is MLLKKKDIITKDYDVVVIGSGLAGMTAANKLARNGRSVLLLESHNKLGGFATWFKRQKGDHIFDVSLHGFPVGMIKTCKKYWSREIAQRIVQVHSVRFVNPQFEIETDFTKEHYISVLRDKFGIDEKCVVEFFDYLAAMNFYDDSGMTNGELFEKFFPNRNDVHRFLMEPIVYANGSTLEDPAITYGIVFSNFMSKGVYIFKGGTDELISMMKDELIKNGVDIKLHSKVDDIQIENREVKAVKIGETLVRTKSVLSNSNLLSTVFKLAGSENFDEDYIAKAQEVRLNTSSCQVFMGIKEGESIPDIGELVFYSDDDQFNTDLILSPEVGSQTFSVYYPEIRPQRPNRYAVVSSSNARYEDWSGLSEEDYKKRKEQVTEKALSTLEKLIPGVREKIDYVDCSTPLTVEKYTHHNKGASFGTKFEGLPISMEMHKQVKGLFHSGSVGIIMSGWLGAANYGVIQSHEVETYLSK, encoded by the coding sequence ATGCTTTTGAAAAAGAAAGACATCATCACAAAAGACTATGATGTTGTAGTTATTGGTTCTGGACTAGCGGGAATGACGGCCGCTAATAAATTGGCCAGAAATGGTAGAAGTGTTCTGCTTTTGGAGTCGCACAATAAATTAGGTGGATTTGCTACTTGGTTTAAAAGACAAAAGGGAGATCATATCTTTGACGTTTCTCTCCATGGTTTTCCTGTGGGAATGATTAAAACATGCAAGAAGTACTGGTCTAGAGAAATAGCACAACGAATTGTTCAGGTTCATAGTGTTCGCTTTGTTAACCCACAATTTGAAATAGAGACAGACTTTACGAAAGAACATTATATAAGTGTTCTAAGAGATAAGTTTGGAATAGATGAAAAATGTGTGGTTGAGTTCTTTGATTACTTAGCTGCTATGAATTTCTATGATGATAGCGGTATGACCAATGGAGAACTCTTCGAAAAGTTCTTTCCAAATAGAAATGATGTTCATCGTTTTTTAATGGAGCCAATTGTCTATGCTAATGGATCCACTTTGGAAGACCCTGCCATTACTTATGGAATTGTTTTTTCAAACTTCATGAGTAAGGGAGTATATATCTTCAAAGGCGGAACAGACGAGCTTATTTCGATGATGAAAGATGAGCTTATTAAAAATGGAGTTGATATTAAGCTTCATTCCAAAGTTGATGATATTCAAATTGAAAATAGAGAAGTCAAGGCCGTAAAAATTGGTGAGACATTAGTAAGAACTAAGTCTGTTCTTTCGAATTCAAATTTATTAAGCACTGTTTTTAAATTAGCGGGTAGTGAGAACTTTGATGAAGACTATATAGCTAAGGCGCAAGAGGTTCGTCTTAATACCTCTAGTTGTCAGGTCTTTATGGGAATCAAAGAAGGGGAGTCTATCCCTGATATTGGAGAACTTGTTTTCTATTCTGATGATGATCAATTTAACACTGATCTCATTCTGTCTCCAGAAGTAGGTTCCCAAACTTTCTCCGTCTATTATCCTGAAATTCGTCCTCAAAGGCCAAATCGCTATGCTGTGGTTTCTTCTAGTAATGCCAGATATGAAGATTGGAGTGGCCTAAGCGAAGAAGACTATAAAAAAAGAAAAGAGCAGGTCACCGAAAAGGCCCTTTCAACTTTAGAGAAACTTATTCCAGGTGTTCGTGAAAAAATTGACTACGTAGATTGTTCAACTCCTCTGACTGTGGAGAAATATACTCATCATAATAAGGGAGCCAGCTTTGGAACAAAGTTTGAAGGTCTACCTATCAGTATGGAAATGCATAAGCAGGTTAAGGGACTCTTCCATTCTGGATCGGTAGGAATCATAATGTCGGGTTGGTTGGGAGCTGCAAATTATGGAGTTATTCAATCACACGAAGTAGAGACATATTTATCAAAATAA
- the fabG gene encoding 3-oxoacyl-ACP reductase FabG, giving the protein MITYNFNEKVVVVTGGTRGIGRGVVESFLKSGATVIATYASNDNAAQAFKEELAQFGDKLALRKFDVSKEGEVLAFYEEVEQSFSKIDILVNNSGIRKDNVLALMPEEDWSRVMDINLKGTFLMSKGAIPVMMRNRFGRIINMSSVGGSLGLAGQANYAASKAGQVALSKSLAKEVGKKGITINNICPGFIETELIADLPAEQVKEYKKQVPLRRFGKVEEVSNAVLFLSSEESGYITGTTLEISGGL; this is encoded by the coding sequence ATGATTACATATAATTTTAATGAAAAGGTTGTTGTCGTAACTGGTGGTACTAGAGGTATAGGACGAGGAGTTGTTGAGAGCTTTTTAAAAAGTGGAGCAACTGTCATTGCAACTTATGCTTCTAACGATAACGCTGCCCAAGCATTTAAAGAAGAGCTAGCTCAGTTTGGGGATAAGCTTGCTCTTAGAAAGTTCGATGTATCCAAAGAAGGAGAGGTTCTTGCTTTCTATGAAGAAGTTGAACAGAGCTTTTCTAAAATTGATATTCTAGTAAATAACTCTGGAATTCGTAAAGATAATGTTCTTGCTCTTATGCCTGAAGAAGATTGGTCTCGTGTAATGGATATCAATCTTAAAGGGACTTTTCTCATGTCCAAAGGAGCAATCCCGGTGATGATGAGAAATAGATTTGGACGTATTATAAATATGAGCTCTGTTGGTGGCTCTCTCGGTCTTGCCGGACAGGCGAATTACGCAGCTTCAAAAGCTGGTCAAGTTGCCTTATCAAAATCCCTTGCAAAGGAAGTTGGAAAAAAAGGAATTACGATTAATAATATTTGCCCTGGCTTTATTGAGACCGAGCTAATTGCTGATCTTCCTGCTGAACAAGTTAAAGAATATAAGAAACAGGTACCACTTAGAAGATTTGGAAAGGTTGAAGAAGTTTCCAATGCTGTTCTCTTTCTAAGTTCTGAAGAAAGTGGTTATATCACTGGTACAACTTTAGAAATCTCAGGTGGTCTATAG
- a CDS encoding 3-hydroxyacyl-ACP dehydratase FabZ family protein — protein MSKFSNEVLESIPQKPPFLFVDKVVSREEKKISTSFQVTGQEDFFKGHFPGNPIMPGVLLQEAAFQSGALLMASVGNGGLGVVAKVSNAKFKNFVKPGDLLEMDVELVEVVSNAYYMKAKSKVAGKVVMAIEFTCALVGDTNA, from the coding sequence GTGAGCAAGTTTTCTAATGAGGTTCTTGAGTCAATTCCACAAAAACCACCATTTCTCTTTGTAGACAAGGTCGTTTCAAGAGAAGAAAAGAAAATCTCCACTTCTTTTCAAGTAACAGGACAAGAGGATTTCTTTAAGGGACACTTTCCTGGTAATCCAATCATGCCTGGAGTTCTACTGCAAGAAGCTGCCTTTCAATCAGGTGCTTTGCTTATGGCAAGTGTAGGTAATGGTGGACTTGGAGTTGTAGCAAAAGTTTCAAATGCTAAGTTTAAAAACTTTGTTAAACCAGGGGATTTGTTGGAAATGGATGTTGAACTCGTTGAAGTTGTTTCTAATGCTTATTATATGAAAGCAAAGTCTAAAGTTGCAGGTAAGGTTGTTATGGCCATTGAATTCACTTGCGCTCTAGTTGGAGATACTAATGCTTAA